TGTCATCCTCTTCTTCCTCTGTATCAAAGGTGCCAAAATGCTTTGCCACCTCATCAAGAAGCTCTCCAAGGCCCAGTCTGGAAGCAGCAGAAACAGGGACCGGATCCCCGATTCCTAAGTTATAGAACTCATATACATCATTCCCGAACTTCTGGAAGCTGTCCACTTTATTGACAGCAAGAACGATGGGCTTTTTGGATTTACGAAGCATGTCAGCGACCTTGGAATCAGAGTCCACAAGTCCCTGACGTACATCCACGATAAAGATGATGACATCTGCGGTGGCAATGGCGATCTCCGCCTGTTCCCTCATCTGGGACAGGATGATGTCGCTGCTGTCCGGCTCAATACCCCCTGTATCAATCAGGGTAAAATTCATATCCAGCCAGGTACAGTCTGCATAGATCCGGTCCCTGGTAACGCCTGGTGTGTCCTTTACAATAGAAATGGTATCACCGGCTAAAACATTAAACAACGTAGACTTTCCCACATTGGGGCGGCCTACGATGGCAACTACTGGTTTACTCATATGTTATTTCCTTTCTTCTTGTTGTCCATGCTTTTTGGACATAAAGGTATACCCGTAGGGTATTTGTCTATTCCGCCCATGCTTTTGGTACATAAAGGTATGCCCGCATGGTGTTTCTTCCTCTCGACCACGTTTTCCGTGCATTAAGGGATACCCGCAGGGTATTTCCCCTTTTCTGCCGGATGTTCCGGTTATGAGGGTATGCCCGTAAGGTTGTTTAATTCATACCCTTCATAAGAAGCTTCATTCTCTTCTACCGGCATAAGAACTGCCTGTACAAAATCCTGACCGCTTGATTTTACAATATCTACCTGTACTTGTAAAGCATTTTGTACATCCTGACGGGTCAGGTCATCAAGAAATACCTCTTCTCCGCTTCGGAACATGCATTCCGGAAGCAACAACCGTCTGCCCAGTGCCTGTCCCTTAAGCTGTCCGATTAAATCCTGGCCGGTGATTAGGCCTGCCACTGTGATTTGCTCCCCGAAAAAGACATTGGTAATAGGGTAAACGTGAATGATCCGCCCGGGAAATTTTTCCTGTACCAGTTTTACATGTCTTTCAATATAAGGGGCAGCAAGCCTGCCTGTTGCGATTGAGATCTCTTCAGACTTATGGTCATCTTCCATGGTTTCCAGAGCAGCCTTAATCTCCTCATCTAAAAGCCTCAGCATGCCTACGCCGTTTTCCAGCTGAATATATCCGTCGTAACGGCTCTCTTCCGGAAAAGGCAGCCCTGCCAGGATATAAAGCTCGTCACTGGCATGTATGAAATGGGTTCCATGGGTTTTATAAAGCTTTTTCTGCCATCGTCCGATGATCTCCACGATCTCTTTTGCATCCTCAGTCGTAAAGGGTTGTAAAGGATAAAGGCCATCCCGGTATTTTGACATTCCAACAGGAACTGCGGATACGCTCTCCATATATGGGAGGTATTCTGATAAATCCTCTATGGTCCTCTCCAGCTCCTTTCCGTCATTGACGCCCTTGCACAGCACAATCTGACCGTTCATGGGGATCCCTGCCTCATACAGCCTCCTGATTTTATCCAGGGCTTGGCCTGCAAACCGGTTGTGAAGCATCTCACACCTTAAAGCAGGATTGGTGGTGTGAACGGAAATGTTGATCGGTGCCAGTTTAAACTTTATGATACGGTCAATGTCATGATCGCTCATGTTAGTCAGTGTCACGTAGTTTCCCTGTAAAAAGGAAAGCCTGGAATCGTCATCCTTAAAATACAGGGTCTCTCTCATTCCAGGGGGCATCTGGTCTATAAAGCAGAAAATGCATTTATTCCGGCAGGATCTGTATTCACTCATGAGTCCGTTTTCAAAAGTAATCCCCAGATCCTCGTATTGGTTTTCTATTTCCAGTTCCCATTCTTCCCCGTCTTTCTTTTTCACGGTCATGAGAATGGACTCGCTGTTAATGTAATACTCATAATCAAAAATGTCTTCCAGTTCATGACCATCTATGGACAGGACCGTATCCCCTGGCTCCAGTTCCAGCTGATCTGCTATGGAGCCGGAATCAACTTCTTTTATGATATGTCCTCTTTTGCTCATCTTAATTTTACCTTTCTGTAGCTGTCCCATATATCATAACAAGATTGTCACTCTTTGTAAAGGAAGCCTTTTTTGTTTTTTTCCTGGAAATACGACCGAAGCTATTGACGCATTCTGTCATTCAATGGTATAAAAGGGTGTAAGATTAAAAGCAGGCAGTCTTACGACTGGCTGTTGATTTATTATGGAGGAATCTTTGTCATGGCAAATGATTATGTATTTAACGACCAGCTACCTGTTGCTTCCTTAAAGATTGCAGCGCTGGAAAGCTGCCGGGAATTGGCCGGGAAAGTAAACGACCACATCGTAGGTTTCCGCAGAAATGATATCCAGGAGCTGATACGCCGAAAAGCTGATCTTCACTATCGCGGATATGATGTGGACTCCTATCT
This genomic stretch from Lacrimispora sphenoides harbors:
- a CDS encoding DUF512 domain-containing protein encodes the protein MSKRGHIIKEVDSGSIADQLELEPGDTVLSIDGHELEDIFDYEYYINSESILMTVKKKDGEEWELEIENQYEDLGITFENGLMSEYRSCRNKCIFCFIDQMPPGMRETLYFKDDDSRLSFLQGNYVTLTNMSDHDIDRIIKFKLAPINISVHTTNPALRCEMLHNRFAGQALDKIRRLYEAGIPMNGQIVLCKGVNDGKELERTIEDLSEYLPYMESVSAVPVGMSKYRDGLYPLQPFTTEDAKEIVEIIGRWQKKLYKTHGTHFIHASDELYILAGLPFPEESRYDGYIQLENGVGMLRLLDEEIKAALETMEDDHKSEEISIATGRLAAPYIERHVKLVQEKFPGRIIHVYPITNVFFGEQITVAGLITGQDLIGQLKGQALGRRLLLPECMFRSGEEVFLDDLTRQDVQNALQVQVDIVKSSGQDFVQAVLMPVEENEASYEGYELNNLTGIPS